GAGGAAAAGCCCCGGCGACTGTCACGACCGCGTCCACTGTGACGTCGCCCTGAGAAAGCACAGCGGTGATCTCTGCCACTGCTCCTCCAAGAAAAAGTGAGCCCCTATGagcctctctctcgctctccctGCACACGGTGGCAGGCCTCGGTCGTGTCGTCTAACGTGCGCCCGGCCCCGTTGTCCTTGCAGGAAAACTCGGGTGAAGAGGACGATTCGCGTGCCAGCGACAAGCTTGAGGAACGCGGACATACCATCCGACGAGTACTCGTGGCGGAAGTACGGGCAGAAGCCCATCAAGGGCTCCCCTTATCCCAGGTAACCATGCTCGGCGCCCTGCCACTATACGCGCCGCCGTCCGATCTCCGGCCGTCCTCGACGTGGCACGGTCTGATCCATTCGCTGTCTGTTGTTGCAGGGGCTACTACAAGTGCAGCAGCATGCGGGGATGCCCGGCGAGGAAGCACGTGGAGCGGGCGCCTGACGACCCCTCGATGCTCATCGTGACGTACGAGGGGGAGCACCGTCACGCCTCCAACCCCGAGCCCATCTCAACCGGTGCATGATTGTTGATCCGCGAGATCAGGGCCGCTCATCCTCCGTACGACCGTTTGACCAGTCCTTGCCGCgtgtctcttcctcttcttcttggtGTTGATGTCTGTGTTGATTAGCCTGTAAAAATTAGTGAAACACGCTTCCCAGGAAAGCTGACGTATGACCAACTTTTGTGGTGGGAGCGACGACTTTTGTCGCTTTCTCGGTGCGAATGAGCTGCACTCAACTCTCCGTTTGAGGTCAGGCGGAGAGTCAAAGCGGCATTATTGTGGTGGGTCCCCCTGTCTTTGTGGACGTTGTGACGTGGATCTCAGGAAACGGGAAAGCAAGCATCACGAAAGAGAAGCGGAACAGAGACGGGATTGTGTGATGGCAGCTTGACAGCCACTCGTCCTCTGTGAGCCTTTATAAGTACGCAAAGACACATCATCGCACAGAATGTCGTGTTCCAACTAGCCACGAACGACATGGAGATCACTCGCGACGCTTTCTTGGCGAAGCCCGTCGAGTTGAGAACAGTCGTCGAGGTGAGAACTTGCCGACGCACGTCGGCGAAGCGAGCCCATCAATCGAACGGTAGTCCGAGAGCAATAACCCATCATTTTCATCTCTGATATCGATGTTGCTCGGGGTGATGTTGTCGGTCAAGGTCCCGCATTCGACCAGCTTCTTGATCCAAGAATGCTGCATCATGGAAGGACGCGTCGACTAGCTGCGGTTCCTCGCATTGAGGTGCTCGCGCAAGGCGCCGATGCTGTGCTCGCAGACCTCCATGGGCGGGCGCACGAGCGGGTTGCCTTCGACTCGGAGGCTTCGGAGCTCAGCCAGGCACACCATGGAGTCCGGGAGGACGCTGATGTCGACCAGGGAGGGGAGGAGCCCGatggagtgagagagagagagagagcggaggTACCTGAAGTTTTGGCTGACGCTGAGGACTTTGGTGGTCCGCCGTCGGGGACGAGGCTCTCGACGCCGTCGGGGAGAGAGCGGAGGCAGTTTAGGCTGGCGTCGAGGACCCGGATGGAGGTCAGGTGCGAGGTGGAGCGGAGGTAGGAGGGCCGGTCTTTGTAAGGATGAGTGTGAATGTATGCAAATTTGATCGCATCATATGTCTTTTACATTGAAAGATTAAGCTGAGTTAGACAAATTTATACATTTCAATATTTTTATAAGGATAAGTGACAAAGCTTTCTTTACTTTGAATAATCTTTTAGTATTCGGTTCGACCACCATAGAGAATAGAAAGAGTTCAAAGGAAGCCATGCGTGTTGAACACATATTTACCTAATTAACAAGGTCTGTATCATTCATGACTGGATGTCCATCCCACCAAAACAACCCATGACAACCACAATTCTTCCCGCCGGCGGAGACTGCAGATGCATGTCTTTATGTGCATCTGATGCAGTCGGATAAATCAATCTCGATTTGGCTGCTCACTGATCTTTCTTTTCCCTTCAGATTCATTGTTATTATAAGTACATAACGAATTATTGGCGTCTTGGTCACGGTCATGATTGCGCGGAGGGCTATTAAATGGTGTGTAGAGGTGGGTGACGCCAAAAAAAATCAAACCCCCTGATTGATGCATTGCATCAAACACCTGGCGTGCCTGGTCCCTCCTTCCTTCACCACATTTTACGTGGCGTGGGTCCCTAACAAAAGTCTACAAGATTCGTGTATCTGCCGGTGGTTAGATTATATCAGATGGGTTCTTTAGTTTAGTTTTGGGTTCGGTGCATGCAATGAATCAATGTCAGATTATAAAaagtttttataaaaaaatattacatcgaatgatatatatatatatgtatatatatatatatgacgttcacaaatgaattttaatttaaaatatattattttatataataacatattaatcaattcaaatattaaaatattaaattaataaagaTATCGCTTTCAAGGATTGCTATCAAGAAGAAGAACTCAACGTCGAGAAATGTTACTGTGAGCACAAATCATCAAGAGCAAAAGGAATCGTCAAGGTTACATTCGATTATTTAGTGTAACTCATGACATTTGTCACTTTCTTCGTTTAATTTTATAGTTCCAACTCGACCTAATCTAATATGACTTAACCCAACCCAACTTGAGATGCTTTAATCGAAATGACTGTATCGTCGTATCATTAGTATGTTCAAACAATCTAATTCAAGAGCAattaacaaaaacctatcattaaACAGCAAGACGGATTTTATCTCATAAAAATCTAATAATTATAACTTTTagataaaatatcatatatatatatatatatatatatatatatatatatatatatatatatatatatatatatatatatatatatatatcccaactCGTCCCCACCAAATTATTTTTCCCTATCCAATAGAAAATAAGGCATCGTTGTCCAAATCCCAACTAAAATAACAAGGCGGCTGGCACCGCTAGCTGGCGACAGGCAACGGCTACCTGCGGACCGACGCGGCTACAACGGTCTGATCCAAGTGTACTCTCGTCAATTCACATATGCCGTGTAAAAGATCCGGGATCGGATCACACTGATGGGGGGTATAATAGTCAACTCGTAACGCCGGTATTCCCGGTTTATTCATCGGTGAAGGCAATGAACGCGCAGATCTGGTAATTCGGAGATCGATTAAGGGGCATTTTGGTAATGCTGTGTTCAACGGCGAACGCACTGCTGGCTGCACTCTTATAGCCGCTCCCCTTGGTCTCGTCTGCCGTGAACGCTTGCCCCAATCGTTGATTTGGGATCTCGCTCCCCTCAACCCGTTCGGGTGAGTGATCGcatctctctctcttgcttgctTTGATTGACCGCAAGATCTGGCCTCATATACTGTTGCTGGTCTTAATTTCTTGTTCGGTACGCTGGAAATGGTTATGTAGGTTGGATTTCAGTGTTCTGCTTTCGTTAGGAGTTGCTGAAGCAACAATCTTTTCCGTTCTTCTTGATGTTATTTTGTCCTGTGGGAGGTATTGGTTTGGATGAGTTCGTTCCCAAGATTGAAACGATGTTCTTTGTCGTTGATCATGAGCAAGTTAGGGTTTCGTGTTTGGCTCTCTTACCTTTTCTTCAAGTGTGACGGCGTACAAAGATGTGTTTTCTAGTTACTTTGGAGACACATCGAAACTCTGAAGAAAGCATATGCATTGTTATCTTATCACATTACAGGGTTTTAGAGACTGGAGGAATAAGGGGGCGTTCCTGATACTAGATGGGTAATGTTATCGAACAAAAAGACTAGCTGAACTATTATTTCCGATCAAATTAAGTGTCTATAATGCAGTCTGATTAGGTAGCATGAAAGACTTATTTGCTTTGAACCCTCTGTATTCTTTCCTTCAGCTAGCTGTTGTGACATGTTCTAAACTTAGAGCAGTTTCTACACTAGTTTTATCTGGTATGAGGTGGTAGTCTatgttcatgtatatatatatatatgtgtgtgtgtgtgtgtgtgtgtgtgtacatatgtatgtatattcccACGGGCTCTTGAAAGGAGCAAAACGGATCTTTAGTGTGCAGGCTTGGGCTACTGGTCCGATATGGATCAATTTCAGCTAGTAATGTTATGTTTCAATGATTTGTGGTTGATTTCTGTCAATTTTAGTTGGTACCAAACACGTTAGGATGTCATGACCTCCGATGAGCCTGTCTTTGATGTGTTGACCTCCTATATTCTGAACGTAAAATCTATGATTTGTTGGTTTTGTGTGCACCGACCTTCTATGTGCTAGCCTCCAGTATGTCCAACGTCATAAGATGCAATATGAGGATCAACAGGTATCGGAGCTTGCTCCAGTGGATCCtgttaatgattatatatatatatatatatatatatatatatatatacacacacaaaattTAGAGACAAAGAGTTGGCGTAGTGTTGGTCCCAATCATGAATCAAGAAATAATTTCGGTCTTGTCGTGTCAGCTGTCGTGTTGGCATATGAAGATTGCTCAATTGGAGGGACCATGTGTACCATCTCCATCAACCACAATATCATGTTATGCAGAAAATCTATACtaatattgaaaataaaaaattactctGCTGTTATCCTTTTTAGCAAATATTAGCATTCAATAAATTCTATTGGGTGAAGATGTGTTTATCTGTTTATCTTTGTGTGTTTTTGTATCATTTGGTTTCCAAGCTTCTTAACCATTTTACCTGTATTTTATCATCTGCACATGGTCCAgtgtatcattttttttatcattagcaGCATTGATAATTGCTCATGCTATGCATTTGAGCAAAATCTCATCTCGCCAACTTTTGTTTGGTTATTTGCAAGTTCTCTCTTCTTTGAGAATCAAGGTGGCATATCTTATAGAACATTATTATCATATGAATTTATGAAAGTAAACCTTGCAATTATGTGGTTAATAATGTTTGATGAGTCTAAATAAGTTAATAATTTATGAAAGTAAACTTTGCAAGTATCTAGCATGTATAAGCCGTGGATGCTTCCTTGAAGAACTGAAGTGTTTATGTGGCTTCCTTCAAATGGGTGGAATTTTATGGTTGGCAATAAGAAGAGTGGCCCAAAGGCATTTTTCTCCCAAATTTATCTGCTATATAATTAAGAATATTGAAAAGTTAATGCTTATAGTATTTTTTCTGCAGACTTGTCTTGGCAAATTTGAATATTGTGCTGTGATTCAACTCAATTAATGCCTGGATAAAGCATCCTGAGAGCTAATCTTTAAAGTGAAGAAACCTACATATTTTCCAGCAATGGTACATAAGCAATTCCACTTTCAACTTAGATATTTTTGGGGATTCATACATATGATAAATCCACTGATGTGTGTTTTCTTTTGCCACTTAATGCTTGTTACTGCAAGCAGGCAACCAATGAGAATCTTCCACCAAATGTCATCAAACAGCTAGCAAGGGAACTCAAGAACCTAGATGAATCACCTCCGGAAGGAATAAAAGTGGTTGTAAATGATGATGACTTTACTACTATTTTTGCTGATATTGAGGGTCCTGGTAGGCGATCGAAAGATGTAGCATCATTCCATTTTAATTTAGCATTGAGTCTAACGCTTGACAAGTTTGTGCTACATGTGTTTTGCAGCTGGAACACCATATGAGAACGGTACATTCCGCATGAAGCTATTATTGTCTCATGACTTCCCCCAGTCACCTCCAAAAGGTCATTCACTAAATATTGAATCCGACCGTGTCTGTTTCTTTTTCATCTTGATTACAAAAGAATTACTAGTTGCATTGTATCAACTTTTCTTCTGCTTCCACAGGCTACTTCCTAACCAAAATATTTCATCCAAACATTGCGACAAATGGTGAAATTTGTGTCAACACACTGAAGAAGGATTGGAATCCAAGTCTTGGACTAAGACATGTTCTGATTGTAAGCTCATGTCTCCATCTGAACATAGAAAAATCCAACTTGTAGAGAGTGATTTTAGAATCCTGGCAATCAACTGTTCTTTTTATCTTTCCTTTTTCCACACTCCAAGGCTATGTTTTAACACCAACCTGAAAACTGGTTTCTAAGACCCTGATATTACTTGATGAACAAATAATAACTTTCTATCTGAACAATCTGAACATAGAAAAATCCAACTTGTAGAGAGTGATTTTAGAATCCTGGCAATCAACTGTTCTTTTTATCTTTCCTTTTTCCACACTCCAAGGCTATGTTTTAGCACCAACCTGAAAACTGGTTTCTAAGACCCTGATATTACTTGATGAACAAATAATAAGTTTTCTTGTATTAAATGAGTGCTCTACATGTTGATTTCGTGTGACAGGTGGTAAGATGCCTGCTGATTGAACCATTTCCCGAGTCTGCCCTGAATGAACAAGCTGGAAAAATGTTGCTTGAAAACTATGAGGAGTACGCGAAGCATGCAAGGTAaagtttctttcatttttttttttctctttctatcaTAAAACTAGTTGGGCATCCTAACTAGGTTCTGATCTTGTATGCTCCACCATTTTACATTGGTACTAATAGTCACAATTATACAGTCTACTTTTTCATGGAAGGCTAAAACAAGTAGGAGAAAATAATTGTATGATGCATTTATGCAGGTTATACACTGGAATTCATGCCCTTAAACCAAAACCCAAGTGCCAGCCGGGCATCTCTGAGTCTACTACAGCTCTGAATGTGGATCAAGCGAACGTGGTTTCTGGTGATCAAATGCCACTGCTTACTGCACCATCAACTGTGCCCACAGAAGTACCTGCACAAAATGCTCGAGATGAGAATGCTGTTCCCGATCTTCCAACAGAAAGTGCCACTGTTGGAGCATCAGCAGCTCAAAAGACGGAAGGGATGGTTGCTGTAAAAGCTCAGGTAGATAGACGAAAGATGGATGCAAGGAAGAAAAGTTTGAAGAGATTATAGTGCTGCTAAAGGAAGAAATCATGTAGTCAGCTTGAGTAATCAATTAGAGCATCTGAGAGAACACCTTTGGAGCACAATAATTGAAGCATCATATGAACCAAGGTGGAGAGGAGAGGGTGCGTGTATCTTTCATGTCATTCTTTTCATGCGTTACTTTGTGCAACAGAGTTCCATCAAATTTGCTGATTCTTGAATCTTGA
The DNA window shown above is from Musa acuminata AAA Group cultivar baxijiao chromosome BXJ2-4, Cavendish_Baxijiao_AAA, whole genome shotgun sequence and carries:
- the LOC135610790 gene encoding ubiquitin-conjugating enzyme E2 22-like — its product is MATNENLPPNVIKQLARELKNLDESPPEGIKVVVNDDDFTTIFADIEGPAGTPYENGTFRMKLLLSHDFPQSPPKGYFLTKIFHPNIATNGEICVNTLKKDWNPSLGLRHVLIVVRCLLIEPFPESALNEQAGKMLLENYEEYAKHARLYTGIHALKPKPKCQPGISESTTALNVDQANVVSGDQMPLLTAPSTVPTEVPAQNARDENAVPDLPTESATVGASAAQKTEGMVAVKAQVDRRKMDARKKSLKRL